From the genome of Solanum dulcamara chromosome 12, daSolDulc1.2, whole genome shotgun sequence:
gtatatgttatatGGCGGGACGTTCCTACAGGTAATGACAGTCTTGTTGGCCTacgtactatgttatctttgatgttgtaactcctcaggagactAGTGCGTTAATATCTAAATATGGAACAGTGTCGAGATGACATTCTATTTTCTTAAGTCCCAtatcatgttatgttatgaaataaacttagaTAACCAGGGTGTATACGGATGTCTAGTTCggcactagtcatggcccacgggattgggtcgtgacaataatttcttaaagtttcttatgttattagtttttcactttcttataatgtatttttttgtttataaagAATATGGAAATTCCCCAGTTATCaattggatccaaaatcaattatgatgatatgtgtcttattgatagtgccacaacacacactattttaagagataagaaatatttctcttgtttgattatgaaagaggctaatgttaatacaatatcttGTAGCACAAGATTAATTGAAAGATCCGGAAAATCTAAAGTTGTACTTGTCGGaggaacaaatttaacaattaatgaagcattatattatagtaagtctcaaaaaaacttattaagtttaaaAAACATTCAtcaaaatggttatcatattgagactataaatgatgaaaaaaatgaatatctttatattactacaatgatCACGGGAAAGAAGTTTATACTTAAAAAGTTACCCCCTCTTTCATCCGGCTTATACTTTacaagtattagcatggttgaaacaTATGCCATAGTAAACCTTTGGTTTATTAACTtagatgattttattatttggcataACCGATTGAGTTATCCCGattctaatatgatgcgcaaaataattgagagttcattttctcctgtggtggatgaaatcactttcaggtatcttatatatctggcagttcatgaaaaatcTGGCATGCATCTGATGGATGTTGTTACAACCTATTTATAGGGTTCTATGAATAAcgatattttaatgaaaattctgaaggatttaaaatgcctgaaatatataaagatttttgggaaatttgttcaataaaacttcaaaaatcattATACGGGCTGAAACAATTAGGGCGAATAttgtacaatcgtcttagcgaatatttgctaaaagaaggatataaaaatgatccaatttgcccttgtgctTTTATGAAAAGGTTTAGATCTGAATTTTTTATAATAGccgtatatgttgatgatttgattaTTATCGGAACttctgaagaactttcaaagacaGTAAAATGCTTGAAAAGtgaatttgaaatgaaggaccttggaaagacaatattttgtcttggtctacaaattgaacattttgcaaatgagatatttgtccattaatcaacatatatagaaaatattttaaggagattttacaTAGATAAAGCACACCTACTGAGTACCCTAATatttgtgagatctcttgatattaataaaaatcTATTTCGACCtcataaaaataatgaagagcttgttggtgctgaaataccataccttagtgcaattggtgcattaatatATCTTACCAATAATTCTAAACTAGATATAACTTTTCttagtaaacttgttagcaagatttagttcttcccaaCGTGAAGACACTGAAATGgaattaaacatatatttaGATACCTTCAAGGGACCACAAATATGGGactgttttactcaaatgaattcACGTcagaattgattggttatgcagatgcatgatatttgtctgatccccataaaagTCGATCACAAACAGACtacttatttacatgtggtggtacaactatatcatgacgttcaacaaagcaaattATGATtgtcacttcttcaaatcatgcagagataatagtcattcatgaagcaagtcgagaatgattttggttaagatcaataactcagcACATTCAAAAAACATGTGGCATTTCTTTGACAAGAGACGCTTCaataatattgtatgaagacgaTGCTGCATGTATAACTCAATTAAAGGGAGGATACTTCAAAGGAGACTagacaaaacatatttcatcacAATTCTTctttactcatgatcttcaaaagaaaggtgaaatagatgttcaataagttcgttcaagtgataatttagcagatCTGTTCACCAAGGCATTGttaacttcaacctttgagaaattaagatataagattgaaaTGCGTCATCTTCAagatattaaatgatgtcttTATCAGGGGGAATCTAATAcgcgttgcactcttttttttAGTCTagattttgtcccactgggtttttctagcaaggtttttaatgaggcaacagtcaaagcgtattatcagatgtgtgtattttttttctttattaggCTTTTTTCCATTggttttcctagtaaggttttacgAGGTACAACATCTATGGGTGTTCAGAATATTTGTTATTtcactaaattttttttttttgtacatGAACATCTAAAGGGGAGTATTGAAAAAGTAGTCAAAAGTGGATGTccatgggacccactttcactGTAGTGAATAGTTACATTATTGTCTTGTCGCACCAAATTATTGGAGAAGTcagataattattttatgtgCATTTTTTTATCGGTTAAATTGAAAATCGAATAGTTAAGAATCAAAAATCTATAAattgaaaatcaataaaaaatatcttattgggtTGGTTATTGGTTTGGCGGATTTAAAAATCGAAAATAGATAAATCAAActgataatacataaaattgaATCAAACAGACCTATGCATACCTATGTTGTTCGTACTCTTTAAAAATATCGGTGCGTGTCGGATTAGCCAAAAGTAATGTATTTTTGGCGAATCCGATACGGATGAGGCATCAAAATTGAAGAGTCCGCGCAACTAAGATGCACACCCCTacatatatttattgataaaataagGTTTATTAGAACAAATTATTGAGGTAGGACTATTTTCAGACCAAAATATTAACTGGAGCATTTTCGTTCAATTTCACATTGTTCAGGGGAGGATATGGGGTGGGGTGGATTTGAGGATGGATATGAgacaattaatataaaatgCTACTTATGAAACTTATTTTTCATACTTTCACAACATGttccttaaaaaaaattgatctatTCCTCCCTGCCAAACACACCACTGTGATTCCCTTATCGGGACGAGTTGGGTTAATTGAGTTGGAACAGGAGACAACTTTCATGGGTATTGTCTCTTTATTTTCTGTAGGAAATGGACTCATTCTTCAGCATTGATATAATGTCTAATTTGGATGCAACATCTTTAATGATTAGTTTCTTCGTCGTTTTAGTTTTTTAAGGGCATACACTGTGAATTGTTTCGTATGTTAGTTTAAGATATGGCAGTCCGACCTGAATTACTCTATTGCAAGTTTTCTCGGAATGTGTTGGAGGCAAAGGTTAGTTTTCTCATTTGCTGTTTGATATGGGCTTAATTTAGCTGTCGACGGGAATTTACTATCCATTTTGGGAGGTTTAACTTTCATTTACATATCTTCGTGTGTGCATCTTTTGACGTAACTGGTTATTCCTTACCTTAGGACCAAATTGGTTATTGGGCAGTACTGCAAATAGTACTAACAGGTGCCCCTGAAGCCATTCTGATTTCTTTCGCAATTTTGTTGCCCGGTCTTTTAATAGAATTCCACGATGCTCTTGTTTATAAAAGGAGCAAGGAATAGCCATAAAGTCTGAAGATGAGCAGGAAGTAGCCATTCAGACTGGATGTGAATCTGTACTCGATACAAGTCTTGTATGTGATTTGAATTATCCACCAGTTACCAGCAGAAAATCAAGGCATGAATTGACTGAGGTACTGAAAATTTACATTCTCTTATATACTTATTTCTTAGATGTTCTAACTTCTTTTTACAAAAAAACTGAAAGCATGTTTTCTCAGGCAGAGAAGGAAGAACGAAGGCTGCGCCGTCTATTAGCTAATAGAGAATCCGCCAAGCGGACAGTTCGCCGTAGACAGGTATATATGCCGGTATCCTCATCCACGCTATTGTCTTCAGGAACACCAGTTTAATTAGTGCCTGTTCTTGACTAGTTAGAGAATAGACTTTTATTTAGTTAATTATATTCTCATGCGTCCCCTCACTGTACATGTGGGCCGATTGtttttcatgggtgaaatttctTTGTTTATAACGAGGGGTGGTGAGACTCAAATTCAAGCAACCTATGCCCACAGACATCCCAATAAAATATGTCTACATGATCGGTGTGTCTTCCTGCGATTGTTGGGACTTGCATTTCTACCCTTACCGCTCGTCTTCCAAACAAAATTATCTGTCTAGCAAGGATGAGCATAGACTAGTCCTTATAAGGTTCAATGATTCTTTATTGATTTTCATATTCTAGACATTCTACATTTCTTGTTACTTGGACAAGTAAATTAAATTGAGGCTTACAGACTGTAGCATGTCAAAAGTCTAATAGTTTTTCCTTTCAAGGCAATGCGAGAGGAATTGACAAGAAAAGCAGCTGATCTTGAACTGGAgaatgaaaaattgaagaaggtATGTGCGCAATATCTTTGCTCATATATTTGTGCAATCTCTGCCATACTCTTGATTTTCTGCTGAGTGACATTTTTGATGAATAGAACAAAGAGCTTGCTGCTGCGGAGTACAATTCTttgaatatcaaaaataataaccTGAGAATGCAGGTAACTTTGTTTAATAGGAGATTATCGATAGACTTTGGGTTACATGTTTACATGGAGAAATTATATATGTGAAAATGACTGATTAATTGCAGATAGAGGCTGAAGTGGAGGAAACGGATGATGATTCTAAGTCTACTCTTGTAGAAACTCCTACTTCAACTACATCACCAACTTTCCTGCATGATCAAGTGCCTCTCGTTCTGTCTACCGTCTTTCCACCTTTTGATGGTCTCATGTTACAAGGTGGTCCGCAAAGTATCTCTGGCGTTGCACCACAGATGTCTGATACATCTTTGGTGATGACGAACACTCCAGGGACTCCTCTATATATAGTTTCCTTTCCTTGTCAGATGCAATTCCATGCCCAAAGTTCCCCATTTCATCCATATCCAAATGACCAGCATACGACTTCTTCAACTCCAAAAACCACGGTCAACATGGAAAATCACCTAAAAGCAGCTCCTCTGAAAGTTGAAACAAAAACTCCTGATTCAATAGATACTAAGCCTAGAGAATTCCTTATTCACGACCCTGACACGTCTTCTACTTCAAATCCTTTAGTACTACCGGTTATTGCTAGACAAAATGAGATCACtcaacaacatatatatacactccTGATGTCAAAGTTGCTTGTTCTGCTGTTGGGCGTGTAGCAGGTGAACTTGCAGCAATGCATCAAGAACATGTTACATTCTCTAACAACGCGTGTCCATAGGCTCGTAGGAAATAGGAAGCGCTTATGAAATGATCAGAAGCCAGTGTTGTTATTATCAGTTTGCGCGCATTTAACTGCCTAAGATGCTGAGACATGAGGTTAGCACGTCAAAAAACCGaaactttttgaattttgagtttGGTATCAACAAGGGATCGTCACTAGAGATGTATAAATTACTACGCATACGTTCTATTAACATACGTGATGTACTTTACTTTTATGTGTTGGTGAAGATTGATGAATAAATGATGAGACACGCAGTAAACCATGCTCAAGTACTTCTCTCCATGGTTTTGATTCTCTGTTATATAACAGAGTGATTATAGAGAGGTCTACATGCTTTAGTTTATCCTATGAAACTATAATAGCATCATATTACAAATGCACATGTAATTACATGTAGAACTGAAGAAAATGACCTCTTTTATCGATGAAGATATGGGTGTCATCTAACTACATTATTGAACGATGTTGACATTTATCTCTCACTATGGGAGATATATTAATCTAACTACATTACTATTGATGACGTTAATATTTATCTCTCACTGTGGGAGACAAATTAATACTGTTGGTGATATGCAGT
Proteins encoded in this window:
- the LOC129876861 gene encoding uncharacterized protein LOC129876861 produces the protein MAVRPELLYCKFSRNVLEAKKEQGIAIKSEDEQEVAIQTGCESVLDTSLVCDLNYPPVTSRKSRHELTEAEKEERRLRRLLANRESAKRTVRRRQAMREELTRKAADLELENEKLKKNKELAAAEYNSLNIKNNNLRMQIEAEVEETDDDSKSTLVETPTSTTSPTFLHDQVPLVLSTVFPPFDGLMLQGGPQSISGVAPQMSDTSLVMTNTPGTPLYIVSFPCQMQFHAQSSPFHPYPNDQHTTSSTPKTTVNMENHLKAAPLKVETKTPDSIDTKPREFLIHDPDTSSTSNPLVLPVIARQNEITQQHIYTLLMSKLLVLLLGV